The proteins below come from a single Serratia ficaria genomic window:
- a CDS encoding amino acid permease, producing MRNDTTQLRRGLNARHIRFMALGSAIGTGLFYGSAGAIQLAGPAVLLAYLVGGAAVFMVMRALGEMAVHQPVSGSFGHYASHYLGPLAGFLTGWTYTFEMVIVALADVTAFGIYMGLWFPDVAQWVWVLSIIMFIGALNLCSVKVFGEMEFWLSLIKVAAIVAMIVGGAAVMLFGFGQTQHATGISNLWQHGGFMPNGIGGVIASLAVVMFAFGGIEIIGITASEAKDPAKVLPKAINAVPVRILLFYVLTLLVLMAIYPWNSIGQNGSPFVEIFSNLGISSAANVLNVVVITAAISAINSDIFGAGRMMYGMAQDGQAPRSFSRLTANGVPWMTVLVMSVALLLGVILNYLIPKQVFMIIASIATFATVWVWLMILLSQIAMRRTLSPREVSQLSFPVPWWPVAPALATAFMLFVIGLLGYFEESRIALYVGLVWVAFLTLAYWLWVRKKGGGSPVAATPQSY from the coding sequence ATGCGTAACGACACGACACAACTCAGACGCGGACTAAACGCGCGGCACATCCGCTTTATGGCCCTCGGCTCGGCGATCGGCACCGGCCTGTTTTACGGCTCCGCCGGCGCCATTCAGCTGGCCGGCCCGGCGGTGCTGCTGGCCTATCTGGTGGGCGGCGCGGCGGTGTTCATGGTGATGCGCGCGCTGGGTGAAATGGCGGTGCATCAACCGGTTTCCGGTTCGTTCGGCCACTACGCCAGCCACTATCTCGGCCCACTGGCCGGCTTCCTCACCGGTTGGACCTACACCTTCGAAATGGTGATCGTCGCACTGGCGGACGTCACCGCCTTCGGCATTTATATGGGGCTGTGGTTCCCGGACGTCGCCCAGTGGGTGTGGGTGCTCAGCATCATCATGTTTATCGGCGCGCTCAATCTGTGCAGCGTCAAGGTATTCGGCGAGATGGAGTTCTGGCTGTCGCTGATCAAGGTCGCCGCCATCGTCGCCATGATCGTCGGCGGCGCGGCGGTGATGCTGTTCGGCTTCGGCCAAACGCAGCACGCCACCGGCATCAGCAACCTGTGGCAACACGGCGGCTTTATGCCTAACGGCATCGGCGGCGTGATCGCCTCGCTGGCGGTGGTGATGTTCGCCTTCGGCGGCATTGAGATTATCGGCATTACCGCCAGCGAGGCGAAAGACCCGGCCAAGGTGCTGCCGAAGGCGATCAACGCCGTGCCGGTACGCATCCTGCTGTTTTACGTGCTGACGCTGCTGGTGCTGATGGCGATTTATCCGTGGAACAGCATCGGCCAGAACGGCAGCCCGTTCGTCGAGATCTTCAGCAACCTCGGCATCAGCTCCGCCGCCAACGTGCTGAACGTGGTGGTGATCACCGCCGCCATTTCGGCCATCAACAGCGATATCTTCGGCGCCGGCCGCATGATGTACGGCATGGCGCAGGATGGTCAGGCGCCGAGAAGCTTCTCCAGACTGACCGCCAACGGCGTGCCCTGGATGACGGTGCTGGTGATGTCGGTCGCCCTGCTGCTGGGGGTGATCCTCAATTACCTGATCCCGAAACAGGTATTTATGATCATCGCCTCTATCGCCACCTTCGCCACCGTCTGGGTATGGCTGATGATCCTGCTGTCGCAGATAGCCATGCGCCGCACCCTGTCGCCGCGGGAGGTCAGCCAGCTGAGCTTCCCGGTGCCCTGGTGGCCGGTAGCGCCCGCCTTGGCGACGGCGTTCATGCTGTTCGTCATCGGCCTGCTCGGCTACTTCGAGGAAAGCCGCATCGCCCTGTACGTCGGGCTGGTGTGGGTCGCCTTCCTCACCCTGGCTTACTGGCTGTGGGTGCGCAAAAAAGGCGGGGGTTCACCCGTCGCCGCCACGCCGCAAAGCTATTAA
- the hutH gene encoding histidine ammonia-lyase — protein MKALTIRPGQLTLAQLRDVYRHPVTLQLDDNAYAAIQQSVACVERIVEENRTTYGINTGFGLLASTRIAREDLENLQRSIVLSHAAGVGAPTDDSLVRLIMVLKINSLSRGFSGIRLEVIQALIALVNAEVYPHIPLKGSVGASGDLAPLAHMSLLLLGEGKARHQGEWLPATEALAKAGLKPLTLAAKEGLALLNGTQVSTAFALRGLFDAEDLYAAATVTGSLTVEAALGSRSPFDARIHEVRGQRGQIDAAVAYRHLLGERSEVSDSHRNCEKVQDPYSLRCQPQVMGACLTQIRQAGEVLETEANAVSDNPLVFAEQGDVLSGGNFHAEPVAMAADNLALAFAEIGSLSERRISLMMDKHMSQLPPFLVENGGVNSGFMIAQVTAAALASENKALSHPSSVDSIPTSANQEDHVSMAPAAGRRLWEMADNVRGILAVEWLAACQGLDFRTGLKTTAGLEQARRLLREHVSFYDKDRFFAPDIEVASQLLAAGHLTSLLPAALLPSLA, from the coding sequence ATGAAAGCGCTGACTATCCGCCCTGGGCAATTGACGCTGGCGCAGCTGCGCGACGTGTATCGGCATCCGGTCACCCTGCAGCTGGACGACAACGCCTACGCCGCCATTCAGCAAAGCGTCGCCTGCGTGGAACGCATTGTGGAGGAAAACCGCACCACCTACGGCATCAACACCGGCTTTGGCCTGCTGGCCTCCACCCGCATTGCGCGGGAAGATCTGGAGAACCTGCAGCGTTCGATCGTGCTGTCTCACGCCGCCGGCGTGGGCGCACCGACCGACGACAGCCTGGTTCGCCTGATCATGGTGTTGAAGATCAACAGCCTGTCCCGCGGCTTCTCCGGCATTCGTCTGGAGGTGATCCAGGCGCTGATCGCGCTGGTCAACGCCGAAGTGTACCCGCACATTCCGCTGAAGGGCTCGGTGGGCGCCTCCGGCGACCTGGCGCCGCTGGCGCACATGAGCCTGCTGCTGCTGGGCGAAGGCAAGGCGCGCCATCAGGGCGAATGGCTGCCGGCGACCGAAGCGCTGGCCAAGGCGGGCCTGAAACCGCTGACGCTGGCGGCGAAGGAAGGCCTGGCGTTGCTGAACGGCACCCAGGTTTCTACCGCCTTCGCCCTGCGCGGCCTGTTCGACGCGGAAGACCTGTACGCCGCCGCCACCGTGACGGGCAGCCTGACGGTGGAAGCGGCGCTGGGTTCGCGCAGCCCGTTCGATGCGCGTATCCACGAGGTGCGCGGCCAACGCGGCCAAATCGACGCCGCCGTCGCCTATCGCCATCTGCTCGGCGAGCGCAGCGAGGTGTCCGATTCGCACCGCAACTGTGAAAAAGTGCAGGACCCCTACTCCCTGCGCTGTCAGCCGCAGGTGATGGGCGCCTGCCTGACGCAAATTCGCCAGGCCGGCGAAGTGCTGGAGACCGAAGCCAACGCGGTATCCGATAACCCGCTGGTGTTCGCCGAACAGGGCGACGTGCTGTCCGGCGGCAACTTCCACGCCGAGCCGGTGGCGATGGCCGCCGACAACCTGGCGCTGGCGTTTGCCGAAATCGGCTCGCTGTCCGAACGCCGCATCTCGCTGATGATGGACAAACACATGTCGCAGCTGCCGCCGTTCCTGGTGGAAAACGGCGGGGTGAACTCCGGCTTTATGATAGCCCAGGTTACCGCCGCGGCGCTGGCCAGTGAAAACAAGGCCCTGTCGCACCCGTCCAGCGTTGACAGCATCCCGACCTCCGCCAACCAGGAAGACCACGTTTCCATGGCGCCGGCCGCCGGGCGCCGCCTGTGGGAAATGGCCGACAACGTGCGCGGCATTCTGGCGGTCGAATGGCTGGCCGCCTGTCAGGGCCTGGATTTCCGCACCGGCCTGAAAACCACCGCAGGGCTGGAGCAGGCGCGCCGTTTGTTGCGCGAGCATGTCAGTTTCTACGACAAGGATCGTTTCTTCGCCCCCGACATTGAAGTCGCCAGCCAGCTGCTGGCGGCCGGTCACCTGACATCGCTGCTGCCTGCGGCGCTGCTGCCTAGCCTGGCGTAA
- the hutU gene encoding urocanate hydratase, with the protein MTTNNKVRNVDVRAPRGTQLNAKSWLTEAPLRMLMNNLDPEVAENPHELVVYGGIGRAARDWDCYDKIVATLKTLEDNETLLVQSGKPVGVFKTHSNAPRVLIANSNLVPHWATWEHFNELDAKGLAMYGQMTAGSWIYIGSQGIVQGTYETFVEAGRQHYDGSLQGRWVLTAGLGGMGGAQPLAATLAGACSLNIECQQSRIDFRLKTRYVDEQATDLDDALARIKRYTAEGKAISIALCGNAAEILPELVRRGVRPDMVTDQTSAHDPLNGYLPNGWSWEEYRQRAQTEPAKVVTAAKQSMAEHVKAMLAFQQMGVPTFDYGNNIRQMAKEMGVDNAFDFPGFVPAYIRPLFCRGIGPFRWAALSGDPQDIYKTDAMVKELIPDDEHLHRWLDMARERISFQGLPARICWVGLGQRAKLGLAFNEMVRRGELSAPIVIGRDHLDSGSVSSPNRETESMKDGSDAVSDWPLLNALLNTASGATWVSLHHGGGVGMGFSQHSGMVIVCDGTDEAAERIARVLHNDPATGVMRHADAGYDIAIDCAREQGLNLPMVAATQGGKA; encoded by the coding sequence GTGACTACAAATAACAAAGTTCGCAATGTCGATGTACGCGCGCCACGCGGCACACAATTAAATGCAAAAAGCTGGCTGACCGAAGCGCCGTTACGCATGCTGATGAACAACCTCGATCCGGAAGTGGCGGAAAACCCGCATGAGCTGGTGGTGTACGGCGGCATCGGCCGCGCCGCGCGCGACTGGGACTGCTACGACAAAATCGTCGCAACCCTGAAAACGCTGGAAGACAACGAAACCCTGCTGGTGCAGTCCGGCAAGCCGGTCGGCGTGTTCAAAACCCACAGCAATGCGCCGCGCGTGCTGATCGCCAACTCCAACCTGGTGCCGCACTGGGCCACCTGGGAACACTTTAACGAGCTCGACGCCAAAGGTCTGGCGATGTATGGCCAGATGACCGCCGGCAGCTGGATCTACATCGGCAGCCAGGGCATCGTGCAGGGCACTTACGAAACCTTCGTCGAAGCGGGCCGCCAACATTACGACGGCAGCCTGCAGGGCCGCTGGGTGCTGACCGCCGGTCTGGGCGGCATGGGCGGCGCGCAGCCGCTGGCCGCGACCCTGGCCGGCGCCTGTTCGCTGAACATCGAATGCCAGCAAAGCCGCATCGATTTCCGTTTGAAAACCCGCTACGTCGATGAGCAGGCCACAGATCTGGACGACGCGCTGGCCCGCATCAAGCGTTACACCGCCGAAGGCAAAGCCATCTCTATCGCGCTGTGCGGCAACGCGGCGGAAATTCTGCCGGAGCTGGTGCGCCGCGGCGTGCGCCCGGACATGGTCACCGACCAGACCAGCGCCCACGACCCGTTGAACGGCTACCTGCCGAACGGCTGGAGCTGGGAAGAATACCGCCAGCGCGCCCAGACCGAGCCCGCCAAAGTGGTCACCGCCGCCAAGCAATCGATGGCCGAACACGTGAAAGCCATGCTGGCGTTCCAGCAGATGGGCGTGCCCACCTTCGACTACGGCAACAACATCCGCCAGATGGCGAAAGAAATGGGCGTCGACAACGCCTTCGATTTCCCGGGCTTCGTGCCGGCCTATATCCGTCCGCTGTTCTGCCGCGGCATCGGGCCGTTCCGCTGGGCCGCGCTGTCCGGCGACCCGCAGGACATCTACAAAACCGACGCCATGGTCAAAGAACTGATCCCGGACGACGAACACCTGCACCGCTGGCTGGACATGGCGCGCGAGCGCATCAGCTTCCAGGGCCTGCCGGCGCGCATCTGCTGGGTTGGCCTGGGCCAACGCGCCAAGCTGGGCCTGGCGTTCAACGAAATGGTACGCCGCGGCGAGCTGTCGGCGCCGATCGTCATCGGCCGCGACCACCTCGACTCCGGCTCGGTCTCCAGCCCTAACCGCGAAACCGAATCGATGAAAGACGGCTCCGACGCGGTATCCGACTGGCCGCTGCTCAACGCCCTGCTGAACACCGCCAGCGGCGCGACCTGGGTTTCTCTGCACCACGGCGGCGGCGTCGGCATGGGCTTCTCCCAGCACTCCGGCATGGTGATCGTCTGCGACGGCACCGATGAAGCCGCCGAGCGCATCGCCCGCGTACTGCATAACGACCCGGCCACCGGCGTAATGCGCCATGCCGATGCCGGCTACGACATCGCCATCGACTGCGCCCGCGAGCAAGGCCTGAACCTGCCGATGGTCGCCGCCACTCAAGGAGGCAAAGCATGA
- a CDS encoding MFS transporter: protein MTHSSELNIQQAIDDSKFSLFHWTLIILGFLILAIDGFDTAAMGYIAPSVAKDWGIVKQDLGPVLSAALLGLSLGALVAGPISDRIGRKRVLVFSCLFFGLSSLATAYAGSLNSLTLWRFLTGLGLGAAMPNAITLISEYAPQRCRSLAINTMYCGFPLGAAGGGAISSWLIPAYGWHSVLLLGAIAPLVLTVLLILFLPESVKYMVNRGQDAMKIKRIAQRFVSRNLDSVTRFSLYEEKLAQSKTSVGLLFTRPYLLGTLMLWLTYFMGLVIYYVLLSWMPILMQGLGYQLEQSAILTSLFTFGGTLGILVAGWLMDRWNAHKVVSSGFVITALLIVAMATEDSHIVLLGAFIFLMGITMNGAQSGLQTLAATFYPTHSRATGIAWMQGIGRFGGVAGTMMGAQLLAMQWEVQSILMFLCVPALIAAMATVFKMTRRAVLQPAT from the coding sequence ATGACTCATTCCAGCGAGTTGAATATTCAACAGGCTATCGACGACAGCAAGTTTTCGCTGTTCCACTGGACCTTGATCATTCTCGGGTTCCTGATCCTCGCCATCGACGGTTTCGACACCGCCGCCATGGGGTATATCGCCCCCTCGGTCGCCAAAGACTGGGGGATCGTCAAACAGGATCTGGGGCCGGTGCTGAGCGCCGCGCTGCTCGGCCTGTCGCTCGGCGCGCTGGTCGCCGGGCCAATCTCGGATCGCATCGGCCGCAAACGGGTGCTGGTATTCTCCTGCCTGTTCTTCGGCCTGTCGAGCCTGGCCACCGCCTACGCCGGATCGCTCAACAGCCTGACGCTGTGGCGCTTTCTCACCGGCCTGGGGCTGGGCGCGGCGATGCCTAACGCCATCACGCTGATCTCGGAATATGCGCCGCAGCGCTGCCGTTCGCTGGCGATCAACACCATGTACTGCGGCTTCCCGCTGGGCGCGGCCGGCGGCGGCGCCATTTCATCCTGGCTGATCCCGGCCTACGGCTGGCACAGCGTGCTGCTGCTGGGGGCGATTGCGCCGCTGGTGCTGACCGTGCTGCTGATCCTGTTCCTGCCGGAGTCGGTCAAATACATGGTCAACCGCGGCCAGGACGCGATGAAAATCAAACGCATCGCCCAACGGTTCGTCAGCCGCAACCTCGACAGCGTGACCCGTTTCTCTCTGTATGAGGAAAAGCTGGCGCAGTCGAAGACCAGCGTCGGCCTGCTGTTTACCCGCCCCTACCTGCTCGGCACGCTGATGCTGTGGCTCACCTATTTTATGGGACTGGTGATCTACTACGTGCTGCTGAGCTGGATGCCGATCCTGATGCAGGGGTTGGGCTATCAGCTGGAACAATCGGCGATCCTCACTTCGCTGTTCACCTTCGGCGGCACGCTGGGCATTCTGGTGGCCGGCTGGCTGATGGACCGCTGGAATGCGCATAAGGTGGTATCGAGCGGCTTCGTCATCACCGCTCTGCTGATTGTGGCGATGGCCACCGAGGACAGCCATATCGTGCTGTTGGGCGCCTTCATCTTCCTGATGGGCATCACCATGAACGGCGCCCAGTCCGGCCTGCAAACCCTGGCGGCCACCTTCTATCCCACTCACAGCCGCGCCACCGGCATCGCCTGGATGCAGGGCATCGGCCGCTTCGGCGGCGTCGCCGGCACCATGATGGGCGCGCAGTTGCTGGCCATGCAGTGGGAGGTGCAAAGCATCCTGATGTTCCTGTGCGTTCCGGCGCTGATCGCCGCCATGGCGACGGTGTTCAAAATGACCCGCAGAGCGGTGCTGCAACCGGCCACCTGA
- the queE gene encoding 7-carboxy-7-deazaguanine synthase QueE, translating into MQYPINEMFQTLQGEGFFTGVPAIFIRLQGCPVGCSWCDTKHTWEKEANREVDMQRILVKTAESDAWGSASAEQLLAVMRQQGYTARHVVITGGEPCIYDLTPLTELFEQQGYGCQIETSGTHEIRCSAKTWVTVSPKVNMRGGMKVLDQALQRADEVKHPVARERDIEALDALLATLQDDKARIIALQPISQKEEATRLCIETCIARNWRLSMQTHKYLNIA; encoded by the coding sequence ATGCAGTACCCGATTAATGAGATGTTCCAAACCTTGCAGGGCGAAGGCTTTTTCACCGGCGTACCGGCCATATTTATCCGCCTGCAGGGCTGCCCGGTAGGGTGCAGCTGGTGCGACACCAAGCATACCTGGGAAAAGGAAGCCAATCGGGAAGTCGACATGCAGCGGATCCTGGTCAAAACCGCAGAGAGCGACGCCTGGGGCAGCGCCAGCGCCGAGCAGCTGCTGGCGGTGATGCGCCAACAGGGCTATACCGCGCGCCACGTGGTAATCACCGGCGGCGAGCCGTGCATCTACGATTTGACGCCGCTGACCGAGCTGTTCGAGCAGCAGGGCTACGGTTGCCAGATCGAAACCAGCGGCACCCACGAGATCCGCTGTTCGGCCAAAACCTGGGTGACGGTTTCACCCAAGGTGAATATGCGCGGCGGTATGAAGGTGCTGGATCAGGCGCTGCAGCGCGCCGACGAAGTGAAGCATCCGGTGGCGCGTGAACGGGATATCGAGGCGCTGGACGCGCTGTTGGCGACGCTGCAGGATGACAAGGCGCGCATTATCGCGCTGCAGCCGATCAGCCAGAAGGAAGAGGCGACCCGCCTGTGCATCGAGACCTGCATCGCGCGCAACTGGCGCCTGTCGATGCAAACCCACAAATATTTGAATATTGCTTAG
- the queD gene encoding 6-carboxytetrahydropterin synthase QueD, translated as MATTLFKDFQFEAAHRLPHVPEGHKCGRLHGHSFMVRLEVTGEVDAHTGWVMDFAELKAVFSPIWERLDHHYLNDIPGLENPTSEVLAAWIWQQLKPQLPELTAVMVKETCTAGCVYKG; from the coding sequence ATGGCAACCACGCTGTTTAAAGATTTTCAGTTTGAAGCCGCACACCGTTTGCCGCACGTGCCGGAGGGCCATAAATGCGGCCGTCTGCATGGGCATTCGTTTATGGTGCGTCTGGAAGTAACCGGTGAAGTGGACGCCCACACCGGTTGGGTGATGGATTTCGCCGAGCTTAAGGCCGTGTTCTCGCCAATTTGGGAGCGCCTGGATCACCATTATCTGAACGATATTCCAGGATTGGAAAATCCCACCAGCGAAGTGCTCGCCGCCTGGATCTGGCAGCAGCTCAAACCTCAGTTGCCGGAACTGACTGCGGTGATGGTGAAAGAGACCTGTACCGCCGGATGCGTATATAAAGGTTGA
- the cysJ gene encoding NADPH-dependent assimilatory sulfite reductase flavoprotein subunit, with amino-acid sequence MTTQAPPTSLLPLTPEQLARLQAAIGEYSPTQLAWLSGYFWGMVNQQPGAVASAPAAPAAAAGITIISASQTGNARRLAEQLRDDLLAAKLSATLVNAGDYKFKQIAQERLLVIVASTQGEGEPAEEAVALHKFLFSKKAPKLNDTAFAVFGLGDTSYENFCQSGKDFDGKLAELGAERLVERVDADVEYQELAAAWRKQVVEVLKARAPAENAAPGQLANGAVDLLDSSPYSKEQPLTAQLAVKQKITGRGSDKDVRHIEIDLGDSGLRYRPGDALGVWFDNDPALVDELVQLLWLKGDEPVEVEGKTLPLAEALRSHFELTQNTTPIVDKYAALSRDEQLIGLLADKAALQRYAHNTPIVDMVRQAPADLNAEQLIGLLRPLTPRLYSIASSQAETENEVHITVGVVRYDIDGRARAGGASSFLADRLEEDGDVRVFIEHNDNFRLPANPDAPVIMIGPGTGIAPFRAFMQQRDAEGAGGKNWLFFGNPHFTEDFLYQVEWQRYVKDGLLTRIDLAWSRDQQHKVYVQDKLREQGAEVWRWIQEGAHIYVCGDANRMAKDVENTLLELVAEHGGMDTELADEFLSELRLERRYQRDVY; translated from the coding sequence ATGACGACTCAGGCTCCTCCAACATCTTTGCTCCCGCTGACGCCCGAACAGCTGGCGCGCCTGCAGGCGGCGATCGGTGAATATTCCCCGACGCAGCTGGCGTGGCTGTCAGGCTATTTCTGGGGAATGGTTAATCAACAGCCTGGAGCCGTAGCCAGTGCGCCTGCCGCCCCCGCTGCCGCCGCCGGCATCACCATCATTTCCGCTTCGCAGACCGGCAATGCGCGCCGCCTGGCGGAACAGCTGCGTGACGACCTGCTGGCCGCCAAGCTGAGCGCCACGCTGGTCAACGCCGGCGACTACAAATTCAAGCAGATCGCGCAAGAGCGCCTGCTGGTGATCGTCGCCTCCACCCAGGGGGAAGGCGAGCCGGCGGAAGAAGCGGTCGCGCTGCATAAATTCCTGTTCTCGAAAAAAGCGCCGAAGCTCAACGACACCGCCTTCGCGGTATTCGGGCTGGGCGACACCTCTTATGAGAACTTCTGCCAGTCGGGCAAAGACTTTGACGGCAAGCTGGCCGAGCTGGGCGCCGAACGCCTGGTGGAGCGGGTCGACGCCGATGTGGAGTATCAAGAACTGGCCGCCGCCTGGCGCAAGCAGGTGGTGGAGGTGCTGAAGGCGCGCGCGCCGGCGGAAAACGCCGCCCCGGGCCAGCTTGCCAACGGGGCGGTCGATCTGCTCGACAGCAGCCCGTACAGCAAGGAACAGCCGCTGACCGCCCAACTGGCGGTGAAGCAAAAAATCACCGGCCGCGGCTCGGATAAGGACGTGCGCCATATCGAAATCGACCTCGGCGACTCCGGCCTGCGCTACCGGCCGGGCGACGCGCTGGGGGTGTGGTTCGACAACGATCCGGCGCTGGTGGATGAACTGGTGCAGCTGCTGTGGCTGAAAGGCGACGAACCGGTTGAGGTGGAGGGCAAGACCCTGCCGCTGGCGGAAGCGCTGCGCAGCCACTTCGAGCTGACGCAGAACACCACGCCGATCGTCGATAAATACGCCGCGTTGTCGCGCGACGAGCAGCTTATCGGCCTGCTGGCGGACAAAGCCGCGCTGCAGCGTTACGCGCACAATACGCCGATCGTCGACATGGTGCGCCAGGCGCCGGCCGATCTCAACGCTGAGCAGCTGATTGGCCTGCTGCGCCCGCTGACGCCGCGCCTGTATTCCATCGCCTCTTCGCAGGCCGAGACCGAAAACGAAGTGCATATCACCGTTGGCGTGGTGCGCTACGACATCGACGGCCGCGCCCGCGCCGGCGGCGCCTCGAGCTTCCTGGCGGATCGCCTGGAAGAGGACGGCGACGTGCGGGTGTTTATCGAGCATAACGACAACTTCCGTTTGCCGGCCAACCCGGATGCGCCGGTGATCATGATAGGCCCGGGCACCGGCATTGCGCCGTTTCGCGCCTTTATGCAGCAGCGCGACGCCGAAGGCGCGGGCGGCAAAAACTGGCTGTTCTTCGGCAATCCGCACTTTACCGAAGATTTCCTGTATCAGGTCGAATGGCAGCGCTATGTGAAAGACGGCCTGCTGACCCGCATCGATCTGGCCTGGTCACGCGATCAGCAACATAAAGTCTACGTACAAGACAAACTGCGCGAACAGGGCGCGGAAGTGTGGCGCTGGATCCAGGAAGGCGCGCACATTTACGTCTGCGGCGATGCCAACCGCATGGCGAAAGACGTGGAAAACACATTACTGGAACTGGTGGCCGAGCACGGTGGCATGGATACCGAGCTGGCGGACGAATTTTTAAGTGAGCTGCGCCTCGAGCGCCGTTATCAGCGAGATGTTTACTGA
- the cysI gene encoding assimilatory sulfite reductase (NADPH) hemoprotein subunit encodes MSDKHPGPLVVEGKLADAERMKKESNFLRGTIAEDLNDGLTGGFNGDNFLLIRFHGMYQQDDRDIRAERAEQKLEPRHAMMLRCRLPGGIISPQQWLGIDKFAQESTLYGSIRITNRQTFQFHGILKGNVKPVHQLLNRLGLDALATANDVNRNVLCTSNPVESELHQEAYEWAKKISEHLLPRTRAYAEVWLDQEKVATTDEEPILGATYLPRKFKTTVVIPPQNDVDLHANDMNFVAIAKNGKLVGFNLLVGGGLSIEHGNKKTYARKASEFGYIPLEHTLAVAEAVVTTQRDWGNRTDRKNAKTKYTLERVGVDVFRAEVEKRAGITFEPIRPYEFTGRGDRIGWVKGIDNHWHLTLFIENGRLLDYPGRPLKTGVAEIAKIHRGDFRLTANQNLIIAGVPESEKAKIEALARDHGLIDDGVSDQRKNSMACVSFPTCPLAMAEAERFLPEFVTRVEGILHQHGVGDEHIVLRITGCPNGCGRALLAELGLVGKAVGRYNLHLGGNREGTRIPRMYRENINEEEILREIDQLVGRWAQERHAGEGFGDFTIRAGIVRPVVDSAQDFWD; translated from the coding sequence ATGAGTGATAAACACCCGGGGCCTCTGGTGGTCGAAGGCAAACTGGCCGACGCCGAACGCATGAAGAAGGAAAGCAACTTCCTGCGCGGCACCATCGCCGAAGACTTGAATGACGGCCTGACCGGCGGCTTCAACGGCGACAATTTCCTGCTGATCCGCTTTCACGGCATGTATCAGCAGGACGATCGCGACATTCGCGCCGAACGCGCCGAGCAGAAGCTGGAGCCGCGCCATGCGATGATGCTGCGCTGCCGTTTGCCGGGCGGCATCATCAGCCCGCAGCAGTGGCTGGGCATCGACAAATTCGCGCAGGAAAGCACGCTGTACGGCAGCATTCGCATCACCAACCGTCAGACCTTCCAGTTTCACGGCATTCTGAAGGGCAACGTCAAGCCGGTGCATCAATTGCTGAATCGGCTGGGGCTCGACGCGCTGGCGACCGCCAACGACGTCAACCGCAACGTGCTGTGCACCTCCAACCCGGTGGAGTCTGAGCTGCATCAGGAAGCCTACGAATGGGCCAAGAAGATCTCCGAGCACCTGTTGCCGCGCACCCGCGCCTATGCCGAGGTGTGGCTGGATCAGGAAAAGGTGGCGACGACCGATGAGGAGCCGATCCTCGGCGCCACCTATCTGCCGCGCAAGTTCAAGACCACGGTGGTGATCCCGCCGCAGAACGACGTGGATCTGCACGCCAACGACATGAACTTCGTGGCGATCGCCAAAAACGGCAAGCTGGTGGGCTTCAACCTGCTGGTGGGCGGCGGGCTGTCGATCGAACACGGCAACAAGAAGACCTATGCGCGCAAGGCCAGCGAGTTTGGCTACATTCCGCTGGAGCATACGCTGGCGGTGGCGGAGGCGGTGGTGACCACCCAGCGCGACTGGGGCAACCGCACCGACCGTAAAAACGCCAAGACCAAATACACCCTGGAGCGGGTCGGGGTGGATGTTTTCCGCGCCGAAGTGGAAAAACGGGCCGGCATTACCTTTGAACCGATCCGCCCGTACGAATTCACCGGCCGCGGCGATCGCATCGGCTGGGTCAAGGGCATCGACAACCACTGGCACCTGACGCTGTTTATCGAGAACGGCCGGTTGCTGGATTATCCGGGCCGCCCGCTGAAAACCGGCGTGGCTGAGATAGCCAAGATCCACCGGGGCGATTTCCGGCTGACCGCCAACCAGAACCTGATTATCGCCGGCGTGCCGGAAAGCGAGAAGGCGAAGATCGAAGCGCTGGCGCGCGATCACGGGCTGATCGACGACGGCGTCAGCGATCAACGCAAGAATTCTATGGCCTGCGTATCGTTCCCGACCTGCCCGCTGGCGATGGCCGAAGCCGAACGCTTCCTGCCGGAGTTCGTCACCAGGGTGGAAGGGATCCTGCATCAGCATGGGGTGGGTGACGAGCATATCGTACTGCGCATTACCGGCTGCCCGAACGGCTGCGGCCGCGCGCTGTTGGCGGAGCTTGGGCTGGTAGGCAAGGCGGTCGGCCGCTATAACCTGCATCTGGGCGGCAACCGTGAAGGCACGCGCATTCCGCGCATGTATCGCGAAAATATCAACGAAGAAGAAATCCTGCGGGAGATCGACCAGCTGGTGGGCCGTTGGGCGCAAGAGCGCCACGCCGGCGAAGGCTTTGGCGACTTCACCATCCGCGCCGGCATCGTACGGCCGGTGGTGGATTCGGCGCAGGATTTCTGGGACTGA